The region aatgtttttattaaatactcGAATCCCAAAAATTTGAATAAACATCTCTTTTTAGAaaagactaaactgcacaaatggtccctatggttagctcaaaattgtcactttggttaAAAAATGTTTGGACTAGCACTACAGGTCCAAACtcttcattttgttgcgagtttggtccaatttgttttgaatttttttcaaatgacgattttgcccctgttttttatttttcaactttttattatttttattaatttatttttccaTTTTTTATATGACAATAACTAAGAAAAAAATATTGAGTGTTTATCCCCCACCCCGTTCCTTATCTCTCTACATTACATATGAAGAACACTGAAACTCTAAACCTGCACATCATCGAACCTCCGACTCTGATAAAGGCTGAACAGTCGGACCATCACCCTTCTCCTCGGACCTCCCTCTTCTAACCGGAACGTGACCTGTTTGAAACCACCAACACCAGCCAAAAACCGCCACCACAACCGCCGTTCTCTCTCCACTCCATCTTTCTTTCTCTCCACCATTTCTCTCATTCTCCGACGTTGCCTACCTGACGTTGAAACATCTCTTTTTGATTTCGTTGGAGTTCTGCTATGAAAACCCTTCTCTCCGATCTTTTTTGAAGATATTTTCATCGTAGATTAGGAACACCGACGATCTGCAACACGTCTATCTTCTTCTGAGCTCCAACTCCTCACCATCTTTGGAGACGAACAGATCTGATTCGAGGCAACAATGGAACCTAAGGTCGGCGATCAAGGAGGAATCCAAAGTGGTTTCCGGTGAAGTTGATTTACAGGAGGTGACTACGTTGTCCCCCTCCCAAACGACGAAGACGATGGTGTTGTCAAGAACGACggaggggggagagagagagagagaatgggagCCCTTCATCTTCTATGTTGCCCAGATCTGTAAATAGAACCATCAACACCGGCCATTTAGGGTTTTATGACGATAGATTTGAAACCTTCGCTCTTTCCGACGGGCATTTTGACTGCTCTGACGGTTGTATAAAGAAGGTGATCGAAGCAGCCGAAAAAAGAGAAAGAGGGTGGCATCGGGAGTGGTGGTTGTGGTGATGGTTTCCGATAGGTGGCGGCAGTTTATGGTGGGTGGCGTTTTTCTCTGGCAGGTGGTGGTGTTTTCCGGTGACACAGTGGAGTGAGAGAGATATGTAGTATGTATGTTAAAGAGATACTGGGTGGGTGTAGTAGTATGGTTGGATTTTTTTTCTTAGTTTTGTTTTTAAATcttaaaatcaacaaaaataaataagaaaatggaaaaagaaattaataaaaataataaaaacaaaaaaataaaaaataggggCAAAATCGTCATTAGAAAAAAATTCAAAGCAAGATCAAAGTCGCaacaaaataaaaagtttgaaTCTGTAAGGTTAGTCCAAAACTTTTTGgactaaaatgacaattttaagcTAACCACATGATCATTTATAGAGTTTAGCCTTTAGAGAATTAAAAAAGTATATATGGTTTTTTTAGAAATAAGAAAAcatatatacttttttttttgaagatgaTATATAAGTTATAACATGGCCATATATGTCAGTCATGTATGTACATGTGTTATGGGTTTCGCTGGCATGGGGTTTGTTAACATCATACATGAGCTGGATCCACACTCAACGGAGAGACCCACTTTCTAATCAGCAAGAATATTAAACTATAtaaactatataaatataaatataaattaatttaataaaataaatccAAAAAAACCTTCAGAGATTGAAGCACAAAACCATGTGCCAATATAAATCTCACATACACCCTCATATAATTTCTTCCCcttttcctttctctctctctaaaagtccaAATCTTCCGTAAAATTCATCTTCTATCTGTTTCCGTTTCTGTTGATTTTCCTGAATTTGGTTGGTCTCATCTTTTTatctaaaaataattaaacaatttggGCCTGATTCTGAAACATGAAGTTTTGTGGGTGTGATTGAGTGTTTATTTGGGGAAAAATCCATGAATCTTGGTGGAGGTCAAGTAGTTAACAAACAATCGATGATGCCTAGTTCAAGTGGTGCTTCTTGGAAGTCAACCACTGGCGGCGGAGTCAGTGGTGGTGGCGGAGGCGGAGGCGACGGCGGCGTCCCTGATCAGTTTCCGGCCGGTCTACGGGTGCTTGTTGTTGATGATGACCCAACTTGTCTCAAGATCTTGGAGAAGATGCTTAGAAACTGCAACTATGAAGGTACgtacaaacacacacatacacgcaCTGTGTAAAAGTCTATTTTTTGTGATTTATGTCTCCACTTAAATAAATCCATGTTCCTTTTTTCTTAAATTCCAGTTCAATTTTTCACATCATTGATTTCATCATTtcgttaacttttttttttttttaattttaattttttatattttctattcTATATACTGTTCTATTTCTATCCATAAAAATCTCTCAGAAGATTACAAATCTGTGGAAGAAAATTGAAACAAACAAAAACCCAAGTAGATTTAGGGTTCAAAACATTCAGATTTAGGGCTATTTTACAAAAATTAAGCCATATTTAGACGTCGACACTTGAcatgtttgtaatagtcaaaccTTTTATGATTTCCAGCTTAATTTGACATTTATTTTCTTCTAAATTATTTACTTTAATGCAGTTTGTCGCTTTTATCCAAATCGATTCATGCTCATGatgatttgattttgatttattaAAGTCGTATTCTTATGAACAGCGTTTTGATTCAATGGCATTGATTTCAAATTCTAGAAATTTGACTTTTTTTGGTCAAAATTTTGCAGTGACTAAATGTAACAGAGCCGAAGTTGCTTTATCGCATCTGAGAGAAAATAAAAACGGATTCGATGTTGTTATAAGCGACGTTCACATGCCTGATATGGATGGATTCAAACTCCTTGAACACATCGGAATTGAAATGGATCTCCCTGTTATCAGTAAGTCAACCACTCTAATTTTTACTTCCGATTCCGAATTCAATCCCCGATCCAATTTCTTCATCCAAAATTCTATCTGTGGGTTACAATTTCTCGTTTTTGGGATTCAATTCTGAATAAAATCTGGACAATTTGATTCGGTTTTTACAGTGATGTCGGCTGATGACAGCAAGAGTGTAGTGATGAAGGGCGTTACTCATGGCGCCTGTGATTATCTAATAAAACCTGTGAGAATCGAGGCATTACGTAACATATGGCAACACGTTGTTCGAAAAAGAAAACACGAATGGAAAGAATTCGAGCCATCGGCAAGTGCAGATGAACAGAAACCCCCAGAAGAGCCCGATTATTCCTCTTCTGCAAACGAAGGGCATAATTGGAAAAACACAAAAAGGAGGAAAGACGAAGACGATGAAGCTGATGAAAGAGACGATTCATCTTCTCTGAAGAAGCCACGTGTTGTTTGGTCTGTCGAACTCCATCAACAATTTGTCGCAGCTGTTAATCAGCTCGGAATCGATAGTATGAATTTGAATTCTAATTTCTTCACTCTTTTTTATCAACTTTCATCTTGTTACAAAATTACTAATCTACCCTTTTTATGTTGTTGTTACTTTTATGGATACAGAAGCTGTTCCTAAGAAGATCTTGGAGTTGATGAACGTTCCCGGGTTAACTAGAGAAAACGTTGCTAGCCATCTTCAAGTAAACTTCTTTTCTGGATTGCAAAAAtggaaaatcgaaaaaaaaagaaaaaaacgttattttttcaattttgacttttttttcgTTGTTGACTTTTTATGTGATGAATTGAAGACCTTTCTTCCTCACAACTGCAAGAATTTGGTGCAGAAATACCGGCTTTATCTAAGAAGACTGAGCGGGTCACAGCATCCGGGTGGGCTAAGCACCGGGTTCATGGGTAGCCCAGAAGCTGGATACGGGTCGATTTCGTCTCTCAATGGGCTTGATCTTCAAGCCCTAGCTGCTAGTGGTCAACTCGGTCAACTCCCTCCTCAAAGCCTTGCAACCCTTCAAGCCGCAGCTCTTGGTAGATCAAATAACTCAAAGTCTCCAATTTCAGTCCCTGTAATTGACCAAAGAAACATTTTTAGCTTTGAAAACCCGAAACGTTACACAGAAGTCCAAAGTCAACATTTGACCAATAATAATAATACCAATAAGCAAATGAATTTACTTCCCGGGATTCCTACAAACATGGAGCCAAAGCAGTTTGTGAGTTTGCATCAATCAGGTCAACATTCATTCGGGAGTATGAACAATCAAGTTCTAATCCAGATGGGtggtcaaaatcaaaatcaaaatcaaaatcaaagtcaaagtcaaggtcatgGTCATGGTCAGTCGATTCCGAATGCTATTCCTCATCATGGGATGAGGCAACAGCCGGTTTTGTCCAGTGAGATGTTGACACGTGGCGGAGTGGTTGACCTGGCGACAACAACGGTGTACAATCCCGTGGTGTCACAAGCTTCGTCTCTTGTGGATTTCTCAATGAATCATAAAACGGATTCGAGCGGGAATAGTTACCCTATCGGGGGTAGTTTGGGAATTTCAAATATTACGTCCTCATCATCGACCCTACAAGGAGATGGGAGCTTAGATAGTAAGGTTTCGAGAAGAGGGATTGTTCCAAGTTATGAtatttttaatgatttgaatcaAAATGGGTATCGGGATTGGGGTTTACAAGATGTTGGTTTGACCTTTGACCAATCTCCTCCGGTCTTACTTCAACATAGCCGGTCTTCTGGCCAAGAAATGGGAGGGCAGAATTGTAATCTTACTACCACCGGGACCCACCGTAACGGGTCAAACATTGGTCAACCGCGTAATGCTTATGTCGGGGAGAATTCGTTGAGGGTGAAAGCCGAAAGCTTCAATGATGGAAGCTCTCATAATAATTTATATCCTGAACAGTATGGTCAAGATGATCTTTTAGCCGCGATTCTAAAGCAAGTATGTTTTTAGTgaaatgtctaaaatacccttttaATGAAATGTctaaatacccttttgctaataATGTTGTATTTTGTGATGCCAGCAGCAGCAGCAAGAGAGTGTCGGGCAGCCAGAAAACGAGTTTGGGTTTGACGGGTATGCATTGGATAATCTACC is a window of Lactuca sativa cultivar Salinas chromosome 1, Lsat_Salinas_v11, whole genome shotgun sequence DNA encoding:
- the LOC111915374 gene encoding two-component response regulator ARR2 isoform X3, which codes for MNLGGGQVVNKQSMMPSSSGASWKSTTGGGVSGGGGGGGDGGVPDQFPAGLRVLVVDDDPTCLKILEKMLRNCNYEVTKCNRAEVALSHLRENKNGFDVVISDVHMPDMDGFKLLEHIGIEMDLPVIMMSADDSKSVVMKGVTHGACDYLIKPVRIEALRNIWQHVVRKRKHEWKEFEPSASADEQKPPEEPDYSSSANEGHNWKNTKRRKDEDDEADERDDSSSLKKPRVVWSVELHQQFVAAVNQLGIDKAVPKKILELMNVPGLTRENVASHLQKYRLYLRRLSGSQHPGGLSTGFMGSPEAGYGSISSLNGLDLQALAASGQLGQLPPQSLATLQAAALGRSNNSKSPISVPVIDQRNIFSFENPKRYTEVQSQHLTNNNNTNKQMNLLPGIPTNMEPKQFVSLHQSGQHSFGSMNNQVLIQMGGQNQNQNQNQSQSQGHGHGQSIPNAIPHHGMRQQPVLSSEMLTRGGVVDLATTTVYNPVVSQASSLVDFSMNHKTDSSGNSYPIGGSLGISNITSSSSTLQGDGSLDSKVSRRGIVPSYDIFNDLNQNGYRDWGLQDVGLTFDQSPPVLLQHSRSSGQEMGGQNCNLTTTGTHRNGSNIGQPRNAYVGENSLRVKAESFNDGSSHNNLYPEQYGQDDLLAAILKQQQQQESVGQPENEFGFDGYALDNLPV
- the LOC111915374 gene encoding two-component response regulator ARR2 isoform X1; the encoded protein is MNLGGGQVVNKQSMMPSSSGASWKSTTGGGVSGGGGGGGDGGVPDQFPAGLRVLVVDDDPTCLKILEKMLRNCNYEVTKCNRAEVALSHLRENKNGFDVVISDVHMPDMDGFKLLEHIGIEMDLPVIMMSADDSKSVVMKGVTHGACDYLIKPVRIEALRNIWQHVVRKRKHEWKEFEPSASADEQKPPEEPDYSSSANEGHNWKNTKRRKDEDDEADERDDSSSLKKPRVVWSVELHQQFVAAVNQLGIDKAVPKKILELMNVPGLTRENVASHLQTFLPHNCKNLVQKYRLYLRRLSGSQHPGGLSTGFMGSPEAGYGSISSLNGLDLQALAASGQLGQLPPQSLATLQAAALGRSNNSKSPISVPVIDQRNIFSFENPKRYTEVQSQHLTNNNNTNKQMNLLPGIPTNMEPKQFVSLHQSGQHSFGSMNNQVLIQMGGQNQNQNQNQSQSQGHGHGQSIPNAIPHHGMRQQPVLSSEMLTRGGVVDLATTTVYNPVVSQASSLVDFSMNHKTDSSGNSYPIGGSLGISNITSSSSTLQGDGSLDSKVSRRGIVPSYDIFNDLNQNGYRDWGLQDVGLTFDQSPPVLLQHSRSSGQEMGGQNCNLTTTGTHRNGSNIGQPRNAYVGENSLRVKAESFNDGSSHNNLYPEQYGQDDLLAAILKQQQQQESVGQPENEFGFDGYALDNLPV
- the LOC111915374 gene encoding two-component response regulator ARR2 isoform X2 encodes the protein MNLGGGQVVNKQSMMPSSSGASWKSTTGGGVSGGGGGGGDGGVPDQFPAGLRVLVVDDDPTCLKILEKMLRNCNYEVTKCNRAEVALSHLRENKNGFDVVISDVHMPDMDGFKLLEHIGIEMDLPVIMMSADDSKSVVMKGVTHGACDYLIKPVRIEALRNIWQHVVRKRKHEWKEFEPSASADEQKPPEEPDYSSSANEGHNWKNTKRRKDEDDEADERDDSSSLKKPRVVWSVELHQQFVAAVNQLGIDKAVPKKILELMNVPGLTRENVASHLQTFLPHNCKNLVQKYRLYLRRLSGSQHPGGLSTGFMGSPEAGYGSISSLNGLDLQALAASGQLGQLPPQSLATLQAAALGRSNNSKSPISVPVIDQRNIFSFENPKRYTEVQSQHLTNNNNTNKQMNLLPGIPTNMEPKQFVSLHQSGQHSFGSMNNQVLIQMGGQNQNQNQNQSQSQGHGHGQSIPNAIPHHGMRQQPVLSSEMLTRGGVVDLATTTVYNPVVSQASSLVDFSMNHKTDSSGNSYPIGGSLGISNITSSSSTLQGDGSLDSKVSRRGIVPSYDIFNDLNQNGYRDWGLQDVGLTFDQSPPVLLQHSRSSGQEMGGQNCNLTTTGTHRNGSNIGQPRNAYVGENSLRVKAESFNDGSSHNNLYPEQYGQDDLLAAILKQQQQESVGQPENEFGFDGYALDNLPV